The window TCCCCGGCCTGCGGCAGGCCACCTCGTTGACCTTGGGGTTGTATTTCATGGTACAGCTGCCGAGGGGATAAAAACCGGAATCAACGCCGTAATTCCAGGTCGACAGGCGGGTGAAATGACGCACCACGTCGACCTCGGACAGCTCCGGGAATCCTTCCACCGCGTCACGCACCAGCTCGGCATCCAGCTGCGCGGGCGGAACATCTGACGCCGGCAGGCTGTAGCCCTTGCGGCCACTGTCGGACAGCTCGAACAGCAGTTTTTCATTCAGCACCAGTCCTCGGGTTCCGAGCCGACTCATGCCGCACCTCCTTTCAGGGCCGCAACCAGGCGGTCGATATCGTCGCGGCTGTTCTGCTCAGTCACGCAGACCAGCAGCCGGTTGGCATCAGCGGCATCGAACCTGGCCAGGTCGATACCGCCGAGAATGTTGTCGGCTTCCAACGTGCGCAGCAATTCCGCAGCCGGCCGCGGGGTGGCAACGACGAATTCATTGAAGGTCGGCGCCTGATGGGGAAGCGAGAAGCCGGGCAGAGAAGCGATCTGCCGCTTGGCATACTCGGCCTTGGCCAGATTCTGCTCAGCCAACTCCCGGATCCCCTGCTTGCCCAGCAGGGCCAGGTAGATGGCCACCATCAGGGCGCAGAGCCCCTGATTGGAGCAGATGTTGGACGTCGCCTTCTCCCGTCGGATATGCTGCTCACGGGTAGCGAGGGTGAGGACAAAGCCACGCTCACCGTTCTTGTCCAGGGTTTCCCCGATCAACCGCCCCGGCATGGAGCGCACCGCCTTCTTGCGCGCGGCGAAGAAACCGACCCCGGGGCCGCCGTAGGCAACCGGCAGGCCGAAACTCTGCCCTTCGCCGACGGCAATATCGACCCCCAGTTCTCCCGGCGACTTGAGCAGCCCGAGGGAGACCGGTTCGGCGGTCGCGCTCACCAGCATGGCACCGCAGGCATGGGCCTTGTCGGCCAGGTCGGCGAGCGGTTCGATGACCCCGTAGAAGTTCGGGTAACCGACGATCACCGCGGCGACGGTCGTATCGAGAACCGGGGAGAGCGCCGCCAGATCGGTACGGCCATCGGCGGCGAGCGTTACCTCGACCAGTTCCAGGCCGAGATATCGGCAGTAACTGGACACCGTCTGCCGGTATTCGGGGTGCAGACCGGCCGAGAGGAGCAGTTTACTGCGTCGCGTCGCCCGCACCGCCATCAGCGCCGCTTCCGCGGTCGCCGAGGCGCCGTCGTACATCGAGGCGTTGGCGACGTCCATGCCGGTCAACTGGCAGATCAGGGTCTGGTACTCAAAGATCGCCTGCAGGGTCCCCTGACTGATCTCCGGCTGATAGGGAGTGTAGGCGGTGTAGAATTCACTGCGTGAAATGAGGTGGTCGACCGCGGCGGGAATAAAATGATTGTAGGCTCCGCCCCCCAGGAAAGAGAGCGCCCGGGTACTGGAGGTGTTGAGTTCCGCGAGGCGGTCAAGCTCCCGCAGCAGGTCCGGCTCGGAAAGCGCGGGGGGCAGATCCAGAGGCCGCTGCAGGCGGTCAGCAGCGGGGATGGCACTGAACAGCTCATCGACGCTGCTCACCCCGATGGCCTCCAGCATCTGCCGGATATCGTCGTCGGTATGGGGAAGGTAGCGCATCAGGATTCTCCTTCAGGCGACAGCCGCCGGCGTCGCCGGGTGTGGGAAACCGCGCACCGGAAAACATTGCCGGCGCGGGCAAACGGCAACAGGCTGTGCCGGTGCGGACAACCCGCGGGCACAGCCTGCGCCGAAGAATGGCCGGATCATGATCCGGTTACAGCGTGGGGCAGTCCTCAACCAGGGCCGGGTCAGTGTTCCGACTCGCAGAACTCCTGGTAGGCCGCGGCATCCATGAGGCTCTCCAGTTCGGCCTGGTCGGAGACCTTGATCTTGATCATCCAGGCATCTTCATAGGGCGAGGTATTGACCATCTCGGGAGCATCGGGCAACTCCGCGTTGACTTCGACGACCTCCCCGCTGAGCGGCGCGTAGACATCGGAAACCGCCTTCACCGATTCGACCACGCCGAAGGGCTTGCCCGCCTCAATCTGGGTGCCGACTTCAGGCAATTCGACAAAAACCACGTCTCCCAGCGCATCCTGGGCGAAATCGCTGATGCCGATGGTGGCGACATCGGCCTCAAAGAGAACCCATTCATGCTCGGCGGTGTACTTCAACTCCTCGGGAAATTCCATCTCGATTCTCCTTTAACGATGATCGGTAGCGGGTCAATCCCGCCAGTTCTTGATAAAAGGGGTCTTGGCAACCCGACAGGCGACCTGGCGGTTGCGGATGCCGATGGACAACTCCTTGCCGACGCCGCTGCATTCCGGCCGGACCAGCGCCAGGGCGATACCGACCTTGAGACATGGCGACATGGTCCCGCTGGTGACCGTTCCGACCTGCTCCTCGCCGGCGAAAACCGGGTAGCCGTCGCGGGGAATGCCCCGGTCGGTCATCACCAGCCCGGCCAGGCGGCGCGGAACGCCTTTTTCTTTCTGCTTGAGCAGCGCGTCGCGGCCGATAAAGTCTCCCTTGTCGAACTTGGTGATCCAGCCGAGGCCCGCCTCCAGGGGAGATATTTCGGAAGAAAGTTCATGCCCGTAGAGGGCGAACTTCATCTCCAGCCGCAGGGTGTCCCGCGCACCGAGGCCGCAGGGCTTGATCCCCTCTTCGCTGCCCGCCGCCATCAATGCCGTCCATACCGACTCGGCCGCTTCGGCGGCGAAGTAAAGCTCGAAACCGTCTTCACCGGTATAACCGGTGCGGGAAATAATGGTCGGAACACCGGCAACCTGCCCTTCAGCGAAGTGATAGTAGCGGATATCCTTGAGGTTATGCGTGGTCAGACGGGCGAGAATGGTCTCCGCCGCCGGCCCCTGCAGCGCCAGCTGGGCATAATCATCACTCAGGTTGCGCAGCTCCACATCGGGAAAATCACCCTCTTCGAGTACCTGCTCCATCCAGGCGTAATCCTTGTCGGCATTGGAGGCGTTGACGCAGAAGAGAAAACGATCGGCAGCGAACCGGTAGAGGGTGACATCATCGACGATGCCGCCGTGGGGGTAGCAGATGGCCGAGTACTGGACCTGGCCGATCTCCAGCCTGGCGGCATCGTTGATGGTCAGATGCTGGATATAGGCCAGGGCGCCGGCGCCTCGCACTTCGACCTCGCCCATGTGGGAGACGTCGAACAGACCGGCGGCCTCGCGGGTGGCGAGATGTTCGTCGATCACGCCGGTATACTGGACCGGCATATCCCAGCCGCCGAAGTCGACCATGCGGGCGGCCAGATCACGGTGAATACGATTGAGCGGGGTTTTTTTCAGCATAATGCCACTCCTTTCAGAGCCGCATTATGGAGGATAGAGGGACAATTGAAAAGTTTTTTTCCGGCAGATCGAACAATGTTTCCGTCCCGCCCCCCACCCCGGTTCCGGGCGGCGACCGCCGCCGGAACGGGAAGAGGGATTCCGTCTCAGCCGCGGGCGCGGCGCTGAGCACTTTCGAGGGTATTGTAGAGCAGCATGGTGATGGTCATCGGGCCGACACCGCCGGGAACCGGGGTGATGGCGCCGGCACGCTCGCTGACGGAAGCGAAATCGACATCGCCGACCAGCTTCTTTTCGCCGATCCGGTTGACGCCGACATCGATCACCACCGCCCCCGGCTTGATCCAGTCCCCCTTGATCATCTGCGGACGACCGACCGCGGCGATGACAACGTCGGCACGCCGCACCACCTCCGGCAGGTCGCGGGTCCGCGAATGGCAGAGGGTCACCGTGGCATGCGCCGCCAGGCACATCAGCGCGACCGGCTTGCCGACGATATTGGAACGGCCGA is drawn from Geothermobacter hydrogeniphilus and contains these coding sequences:
- the gcvPA gene encoding aminomethyl-transferring glycine dehydrogenase subunit GcvPA, which encodes MRYLPHTDDDIRQMLEAIGVSSVDELFSAIPAADRLQRPLDLPPALSEPDLLRELDRLAELNTSSTRALSFLGGGAYNHFIPAAVDHLISRSEFYTAYTPYQPEISQGTLQAIFEYQTLICQLTGMDVANASMYDGASATAEAALMAVRATRRSKLLLSAGLHPEYRQTVSSYCRYLGLELVEVTLAADGRTDLAALSPVLDTTVAAVIVGYPNFYGVIEPLADLADKAHACGAMLVSATAEPVSLGLLKSPGELGVDIAVGEGQSFGLPVAYGGPGVGFFAARKKAVRSMPGRLIGETLDKNGERGFVLTLATREQHIRREKATSNICSNQGLCALMVAIYLALLGKQGIRELAEQNLAKAEYAKRQIASLPGFSLPHQAPTFNEFVVATPRPAAELLRTLEADNILGGIDLARFDAADANRLLVCVTEQNSRDDIDRLVAALKGGAA
- the gcvH gene encoding glycine cleavage system protein GcvH is translated as MEFPEELKYTAEHEWVLFEADVATIGISDFAQDALGDVVFVELPEVGTQIEAGKPFGVVESVKAVSDVYAPLSGEVVEVNAELPDAPEMVNTSPYEDAWMIKIKVSDQAELESLMDAAAYQEFCESEH
- the gcvT gene encoding glycine cleavage system aminomethyltransferase GcvT, translating into MLKKTPLNRIHRDLAARMVDFGGWDMPVQYTGVIDEHLATREAAGLFDVSHMGEVEVRGAGALAYIQHLTINDAARLEIGQVQYSAICYPHGGIVDDVTLYRFAADRFLFCVNASNADKDYAWMEQVLEEGDFPDVELRNLSDDYAQLALQGPAAETILARLTTHNLKDIRYYHFAEGQVAGVPTIISRTGYTGEDGFELYFAAEAAESVWTALMAAGSEEGIKPCGLGARDTLRLEMKFALYGHELSSEISPLEAGLGWITKFDKGDFIGRDALLKQKEKGVPRRLAGLVMTDRGIPRDGYPVFAGEEQVGTVTSGTMSPCLKVGIALALVRPECSGVGKELSIGIRNRQVACRVAKTPFIKNWRD